In a single window of the Nitrospirota bacterium genome:
- a CDS encoding phospho-N-acetylmuramoyl-pentapeptide-transferase, which translates to MLYYLFFPFRDIHTVFNVFRYITFRTFWALMTALILGFIIGPALIRKFAALKIGQTIRPEGPQGHASKAGTPTMGGALILSGAILSVLLWTNVRNAYVWILLLVTAGMGLVGFLDDWLKLKRGAARGLSAREKFLFQCVVAAAAAYFIFRLPNFSTEVWIPFFKNLHPDIGLWYLPFMMLIIVGTANAVNLTDGLDGLAIGPILVASLAFAVFAYVAGHSQIAEYLQVRFVRGGGEVAVFCGALFGASLSFLWYNSYPAQVFMGDVGSLALGGALGVVAIVSKQELLLPIVGGIFVVETLSVIIQVTSYKLRKKRVFRMAPFHHHLELKGWSEPKIVVRFWILSILLAVFAMSTLKVR; encoded by the coding sequence GTGCTGTACTACCTTTTCTTTCCGTTCCGGGACATCCACACGGTGTTCAACGTCTTCCGCTATATCACCTTCCGGACTTTTTGGGCGCTCATGACCGCGCTGATTCTGGGGTTCATCATCGGTCCGGCCCTCATCCGGAAATTTGCGGCGCTCAAGATCGGGCAGACCATCCGGCCGGAAGGGCCGCAGGGACACGCCTCGAAAGCCGGGACGCCCACGATGGGAGGCGCGCTCATCCTATCCGGAGCGATTCTCTCCGTGCTCCTGTGGACGAACGTGCGGAACGCCTATGTGTGGATTCTCCTCTTGGTCACGGCCGGCATGGGGTTGGTGGGGTTCCTGGACGATTGGTTGAAGTTGAAGCGTGGCGCCGCCCGAGGGCTTTCCGCGCGCGAAAAGTTTCTTTTCCAGTGCGTGGTGGCGGCTGCCGCCGCCTATTTCATTTTCCGACTGCCGAACTTCTCCACGGAGGTCTGGATCCCCTTCTTCAAGAACCTTCACCCGGACATCGGCCTCTGGTACCTGCCGTTCATGATGCTGATCATCGTGGGCACGGCGAACGCGGTGAATCTCACGGACGGTCTGGACGGACTGGCCATAGGACCGATCCTGGTGGCGTCGCTCGCCTTCGCGGTGTTCGCCTACGTGGCCGGCCACAGCCAGATCGCGGAGTACCTCCAGGTGCGTTTTGTGCGCGGGGGGGGGGAAGTGGCGGTTTTCTGCGGGGCCCTGTTCGGGGCGAGTTTGAGCTTCCTCTGGTACAACTCCTATCCGGCGCAGGTGTTCATGGGCGACGTGGGCTCGTTGGCGTTGGGCGGCGCACTGGGGGTGGTGGCGATCGTCAGCAAACAAGAGCTGTTGCTTCCCATTGTGGGCGGAATTTTCGTGGTCGAAACGCTCTCGGTGATCATCCAGGTGACGTCGTACAAATTGAGAAAAAAGAGGGTCTTCCGCATGGCGCCATTCCACCATCACCTCGAACTCAAAGGGTGGTCCGAGCCGAAAATCGTGGTCCGATTCTGGATCCTCTCCATCCTGCTCGCCGTGTTCGCCATGAGCACGCTGAAGGTCAGATAA